A genome region from Blautia coccoides includes the following:
- a CDS encoding replication initiation factor domain-containing protein, translated as MFSEPSYTNRRVTRQKEELTALIDWCQITVKGLDVFTIIEDILRIPLNLMELHCKGKGIAGHELIAGFDNIKILKPTGKAQYEGFQILMSGSGCRNYENFLTINKETWFDFLERVCKYDVNFPRIDLAIDDRKPYLHIPTLVQMTEEGMLSSQLRNISENGSGELGEEAMIHKGKSLYLGSKTSDFRIVFYEKGYEQAEKYGKEADTDWNRYELRFRQERAVKAVQALIQHRDVAQVALQVLNEKVRFLQKPENSTTTRKRLYPTYTPWEEFMQDIGKIKLTMNPQKKTLERTWDWLTTSVAPSLKMFSEIGKLDNRDYIGLLVENGKMNTVQQRIYDDYRKSIQLPKYDSKEMVL; from the coding sequence ATGTTTTCAGAACCCTCCTATACTAACAGGAGGGTAACTCGTCAGAAAGAAGAATTAACAGCACTGATTGACTGGTGTCAGATTACGGTAAAGGGTTTGGATGTGTTTACTATCATTGAGGACATTCTCCGGATTCCCTTAAATCTTATGGAACTGCATTGTAAAGGCAAGGGAATAGCCGGACATGAACTGATAGCCGGATTTGACAATATCAAAATCTTAAAGCCAACAGGTAAGGCACAATATGAGGGATTCCAGATACTAATGAGTGGTTCTGGATGCCGGAATTACGAGAACTTTCTTACAATCAACAAGGAAACATGGTTTGATTTCTTGGAAAGGGTTTGTAAATATGATGTGAATTTTCCCCGGATAGATTTGGCGATTGATGATAGGAAACCATACCTTCACATTCCGACACTTGTTCAAATGACGGAAGAGGGTATGCTGTCCAGTCAGTTAAGAAATATTTCAGAAAATGGTTCGGGTGAATTGGGCGAAGAAGCAATGATACATAAGGGGAAAAGCCTGTATTTGGGAAGTAAGACCAGTGATTTCAGGATAGTCTTTTATGAAAAAGGATATGAACAGGCTGAAAAGTATGGAAAAGAAGCAGATACGGACTGGAACAGGTATGAACTACGGTTCCGGCAAGAACGGGCAGTTAAGGCAGTACAAGCACTGATACAGCACAGGGATGTGGCACAGGTGGCGTTGCAGGTGCTAAATGAAAAGGTCAGATTCTTGCAGAAGCCGGAGAACAGCACCACAACCAGAAAACGTCTGTACCCAACTTACACACCGTGGGAAGAATTCATGCAAGACATAGGGAAAATCAAGCTGACCATGAACCCACAGAAGAAAACACTGGAACGTACATGGGACTGGCTTACAACCTCTGTTGCCCCGTCATTGAAGATGTTTTCAGAGATAGGGAAACTGGATAATCGGGACTATATCGGGCTACTGGTGGAGAATGGGAAAATGAACACCGTGCAACAGCGGATATATGATGATTACAGAAAATCAATTCAGCTACCCAAATATGATAGTAAGGAGATGGTATTATAG
- a CDS encoding IS110 family transposase, whose protein sequence is MNAVGIDVSKGKSMVAIMRPFGEIVSAPFEIKHTASDIHSLVELINSVEGESRIVMEHTGRYYEVLAHQLSKANLFVSAINPKLIKDFDNDSLRKVKSDKADAVKIARYALDKWQNLKQYNVMDELRNQLKTMNRQFGFYMKHKTAMKNNLIGILDQTYPGVNTYFDSPARSDGSQKWVDFASTYWHVDCVRKMSLNAFIDHYQNWCKRKKYNFSQSKAEEIYGKAKELVPVLPKDDITKLIIKQAVNQLNSASTTVESLRTLMNETASKLPEYPIVMAMKGVGASLGPQLMAEIGDVSRFTHKGAITAFAGVDPGVNESGSYEQKSVPTSKRGSSDLRKTLFQVMDVLIKTHPQDDPVYQFIDKKRAQGKPYYVYMTAGANKFLRIYYGRVKEYLSSLPES, encoded by the coding sequence ATGAACGCAGTAGGTATCGATGTTTCAAAAGGTAAGAGTATGGTTGCTATCATGCGACCTTTCGGTGAAATTGTTTCCGCACCTTTCGAAATCAAACACACAGCCAGTGATATCCATTCACTTGTAGAACTCATCAACTCTGTTGAAGGGGAGTCCCGAATCGTGATGGAGCACACAGGACGTTATTATGAAGTCCTCGCCCATCAGCTTTCAAAGGCAAATCTTTTCGTCAGTGCCATTAACCCAAAACTTATCAAAGACTTTGATAATGATTCTCTTCGTAAAGTGAAATCTGATAAAGCGGATGCTGTTAAGATTGCCCGATATGCTCTTGACAAATGGCAAAATCTTAAACAGTATAATGTTATGGATGAATTACGCAATCAGCTCAAAACCATGAACCGTCAGTTCGGCTTTTACATGAAGCACAAGACGGCTATGAAAAATAATCTTATCGGCATCCTTGACCAAACCTATCCTGGTGTTAATACTTACTTTGACAGTCCTGCACGCAGTGACGGCAGCCAGAAATGGGTTGATTTTGCATCTACATACTGGCATGTGGACTGTGTCCGTAAAATGTCTCTGAATGCCTTTATCGACCATTATCAAAACTGGTGCAAACGTAAGAAGTACAACTTCAGCCAATCCAAAGCTGAGGAAATCTATGGAAAAGCAAAGGAACTTGTTCCTGTACTTCCTAAGGATGACATTACAAAGCTTATTATCAAGCAGGCTGTAAACCAGCTTAACAGTGCTTCTACAACCGTTGAATCACTACGCACACTTATGAATGAAACTGCATCCAAACTCCCAGAGTATCCTATTGTTATGGCGATGAAAGGGGTTGGTGCTTCGCTTGGTCCTCAATTGATGGCTGAGATTGGTGATGTTTCCCGTTTTACCCATAAAGGTGCTATTACTGCTTTTGCCGGTGTAGATCCCGGTGTTAATGAATCGGGAAGTTATGAACAAAAAAGTGTTCCAACTTCAAAACGAGGCTCATCTGATCTTAGAAAGACTTTATTTCAGGTAATGGATGTCTTAATAAAAACACACCCACAGGATGATCCTGTGTATCAGTTCATAGATAAGAAACGGGCACAAGGCAAGCCTTATTATGTCTATATGACTGCAGGTGCCAACAAGTTTCTAAGAATCTATTACGGACGAGTGAAAGAATATCTTTCATCTCTTCCAGAATCCTAA
- a CDS encoding molybdate-binding protein, with protein MEDDIPIAPSLYSLSNKMDNSLLAVRDINHKHIVVGIGDTKARELLRNPYNGFTIRIGNRLYAHKAKLDVWLKNQVVG; from the coding sequence TTGGAAGACGATATACCGATTGCTCCATCATTATACAGCTTAAGCAACAAGATGGATAATTCCTTACTGGCTGTAAGGGATATTAACCATAAACATATTGTAGTAGGGATTGGAGATACAAAAGCCAGAGAGCTTTTGAGGAATCCATATAACGGTTTTACCATTAGGATTGGCAATAGGTTATATGCACATAAGGCAAAACTGGATGTGTGGTTGAAAAATCAGGTTGTAGGATAA
- a CDS encoding site-specific integrase — MGKSLNGKELGTGISQRKDGLYQARFMNRFGKRQTIYAKTLNEVRQKLRNEQYNDEKAINVVDTNITLDEWFDIWLDTCKKNCRSSTKGSYITHYKRIQEALGWRKLTSLNLIIMQEAINKLDTDNARKNSKKILVDMLNKAVDTDLLIKNVAKQLNTVISKEEKQERRVLTVRETDIFLEKAKGTFYYNLFVLALETGLRVGELCALQWEDVNFRKKILHVRHTLCYFSKDGKYVFEMHDTKTNNGRRNIPLTAKAMNVLKCQRQQKQEIVLKGKTALKEYETLVFVTKNNQPTQQFLIKQCLDLIIQKINKTGTEFQPFTPHTFRHTFATRAIESGMNPKTLQRILGHGTLQMTMDLYCHVTEDTMFEEMQKFEKRCS; from the coding sequence ATGGGTAAATCACTAAACGGGAAAGAATTAGGAACTGGTATCTCCCAACGAAAGGACGGACTGTATCAGGCTAGATTTATGAATCGTTTTGGAAAGAGACAGACAATCTATGCAAAGACTTTGAATGAGGTTAGGCAGAAACTCCGAAACGAACAGTATAATGATGAAAAAGCTATCAATGTTGTAGACACAAATATAACATTAGATGAATGGTTTGATATTTGGCTGGATACTTGTAAGAAAAATTGCAGAAGTTCAACAAAAGGTTCATACATTACCCACTACAAGCGGATTCAAGAAGCACTTGGGTGGAGAAAACTAACATCATTGAACCTTATTATCATGCAAGAAGCAATCAACAAACTGGACACAGATAATGCAAGAAAAAATTCAAAAAAGATATTAGTGGATATGTTGAATAAAGCAGTTGATACGGATTTGCTTATTAAGAATGTTGCTAAACAGCTTAATACTGTGATTTCCAAAGAGGAAAAACAGGAAAGACGGGTATTAACAGTTCGTGAAACAGATATATTCTTAGAAAAAGCAAAAGGAACTTTTTATTATAATCTTTTTGTGTTAGCATTAGAAACAGGATTGCGTGTGGGAGAATTATGTGCTTTACAATGGGAAGATGTAAATTTTAGGAAGAAAATTCTTCATGTAAGGCATACTTTATGTTATTTCAGTAAAGACGGTAAGTATGTTTTTGAAATGCATGATACAAAAACCAACAATGGCAGAAGAAATATTCCTTTAACTGCAAAAGCAATGAATGTGTTAAAATGTCAGAGACAACAAAAGCAGGAAATTGTTTTAAAAGGAAAAACTGCATTAAAGGAGTATGAAACCCTTGTTTTTGTTACAAAAAATAATCAGCCTACACAACAATTTTTAATTAAACAATGTCTAGATTTAATTATTCAAAAAATTAACAAGACAGGAACAGAATTTCAGCCTTTTACGCCACATACATTCCGACATACTTTTGCTACAAGAGCAATCGAAAGTGGGATGAACCCAAAGACACTGCAAAGAATTTTAGGACATGGTACATTACAGATGACAATGGACTTGTATTGCCATGTGACAGAAGATACTATGTTTGAGGAAATGCAAAAATTTGAAAAAAGGTGTAGTTGA
- the pyrE gene encoding orotate phosphoribosyltransferase yields the protein MEAYKQEFIEFMVDCQVLKFGDFVTKSGRNTPFFVNTGFYRTGAQLCKLGEYYARAIADKFGFDFDVLFGPAYKGIPLTVAATMAISEFYGKDIRYCSNRKEVKDHGDKGILLGSPIEDGDKVVIIEDVTTAGTSIAETLPIIKAQGSVSPIGLVVSVDRMERGQGSKSALKEIEEKYGLATTAIVTMEEVVEHLYNREYKGKVIIDDKMKAAIDAYYEKYGAEE from the coding sequence ATGGAAGCGTACAAACAGGAATTTATTGAATTTATGGTGGACTGCCAGGTGCTGAAATTCGGAGACTTCGTCACAAAAAGTGGACGAAATACCCCATTTTTCGTAAACACCGGATTTTATAGAACAGGAGCACAGCTTTGCAAGCTGGGGGAATACTATGCCAGAGCCATTGCAGACAAGTTCGGATTTGATTTTGATGTACTATTCGGTCCGGCTTACAAAGGAATACCGTTGACTGTAGCGGCAACCATGGCGATCAGTGAGTTTTACGGGAAAGATATCCGTTACTGCTCCAACAGGAAAGAAGTAAAGGATCACGGAGATAAGGGAATCCTTCTGGGAAGTCCTATTGAGGACGGCGACAAGGTAGTCATCATTGAGGACGTGACAACAGCAGGTACCTCTATTGCTGAGACACTCCCCATTATCAAGGCGCAGGGCAGTGTAAGCCCTATCGGTCTTGTGGTTTCTGTAGACCGCATGGAGCGGGGACAGGGCAGTAAGAGCGCGCTCAAAGAAATAGAAGAAAAGTACGGCCTGGCCACAACTGCCATTGTAACCATGGAGGAAGTGGTAGAGCATCTGTACAACAGAGAATACAAAGGAAAAGTTATCATTGATGATAAGATGAAAGCAGCCATTGATGCATATTATGAGAAATATGGCGCAGAAGAATAA
- a CDS encoding VanZ family protein, whose translation MKNKTKRKIKAAGTVLFLVYILALVYFLFFAERFSGVEFAQREYHYNLTPLQEIKRFWMYREQLGVLAVVSNLFGNVIGFVPFGLILPIICRNARGFFFITFSGFALSLCVETIQLVTKLGCFDVDDMILNTTGAAIGYLLFAVSHYIYRKYRRKQHGKKTL comes from the coding sequence TTGAAAAATAAAACAAAAAGGAAAATTAAAGCGGCGGGAACAGTATTGTTTCTGGTTTATATACTTGCGCTTGTCTATTTCCTGTTTTTTGCGGAGCGGTTCAGCGGCGTGGAATTTGCCCAGAGAGAGTATCATTATAACCTGACTCCCCTGCAGGAGATCAAAAGATTTTGGATGTACAGAGAACAGCTTGGAGTATTGGCAGTGGTATCTAATCTGTTCGGAAATGTAATAGGTTTTGTTCCTTTTGGCCTGATCCTTCCCATCATTTGCAGAAATGCAAGGGGATTCTTTTTTATTACTTTTTCCGGTTTTGCACTGAGCCTTTGCGTGGAAACCATACAGCTTGTCACTAAGCTGGGATGCTTTGATGTGGATGATATGATTTTGAATACAACTGGTGCGGCAATAGGATATCTTTTATTTGCCGTCAGCCATTATATATATAGAAAATACAGGAGGAAACAGCATGGCAAAAAAACGCTATAA
- a CDS encoding DUF6142 family protein — translation MAKKRYKYSFTKKRHTRGGVESSILALVSCLLFLGAAICALALNGQGGMYLGALGILALGLSVYGFILGLKSFSEQNREFLYSKVGSVANGVLMVIWIALFLVGIS, via the coding sequence ATGGCAAAAAAACGCTATAAATATTCATTTACAAAAAAAAGACATACCAGGGGAGGCGTAGAGTCTTCTATTCTTGCACTGGTATCCTGCCTGCTGTTTTTAGGAGCAGCAATCTGTGCCCTGGCATTGAACGGACAGGGCGGCATGTACCTGGGAGCTTTGGGGATTTTGGCTCTTGGTCTGTCGGTCTATGGGTTTATACTGGGACTGAAAAGTTTTTCCGAACAGAATCGCGAATTTCTTTACAGCAAGGTTGGCTCAGTGGCCAATGGCGTGCTGATGGTCATATGGATCGCACTGTTTCTGGTAGGCATCTCATAA
- a CDS encoding HD domain-containing protein produces MDERLKKQMEFMLEVDKSKFVRRQTYLSDGIRRENDAEHSWHLALMAALLSEHANETIDTAKTMLMVLIHDIVEIDAGDTYAYDEAGHMDKREREVKAAKRIFGLLPEDQAEKMLDLWEEFETFETPEAKFAHSLDCVQPLMLNDATDGKSWREHEIKKSQVMKRNAKTAQGSETLMDYVDGILEKNVKKGNLRDE; encoded by the coding sequence ATGGACGAGAGACTGAAAAAACAAATGGAATTTATGCTGGAAGTGGATAAGAGTAAATTTGTCCGCCGCCAGACATATCTGTCAGACGGGATCCGCAGGGAAAACGATGCGGAACATTCCTGGCATCTGGCGCTGATGGCTGCCCTTTTGTCAGAGCATGCCAATGAAACCATAGACACGGCCAAGACCATGCTTATGGTACTGATACATGATATAGTAGAAATTGACGCTGGGGATACCTACGCCTACGATGAGGCCGGACATATGGATAAGCGGGAGCGGGAGGTAAAGGCAGCAAAACGCATATTCGGACTTCTTCCGGAGGACCAGGCTGAAAAAATGCTGGATCTGTGGGAAGAGTTTGAAACATTCGAGACACCGGAGGCTAAGTTCGCCCATTCCCTTGACTGTGTTCAGCCGCTGATGCTCAATGACGCCACAGACGGCAAGTCCTGGCGGGAGCATGAGATCAAGAAATCACAGGTTATGAAAAGAAATGCAAAAACAGCGCAGGGTTCAGAGACGCTGATGGACTATGTGGACGGTATTCTTGAAAAAAATGTGAAAAAAGGGAATCTTAGAGATGAGTAA